The Pongo abelii isolate AG06213 chromosome 19, NHGRI_mPonAbe1-v2.0_pri, whole genome shotgun sequence genome includes the window TCTCCCACTAGAGAGAACTTAGCGCTTCCAGCATCTCAGCTTCATTCCAGGGCCTAGCAGAACTCACCACTCTGGACATTTTCATCCTCTTCCCCGTTTTCTTTCACACACACAGACCTCTGCTCTCTACATATGATCTTCCTCAGACAGGATAGATTTGGTTACTTTTgttctgtcctcttctctttgtGCCTCTCCTGTAGAACAAAAATCATCaaacagggccaggtgtggtggctcacgtctgtaatcccagcactttgggaggcggatgagggtggatcacctgaggtcaggagttcgagaccagcctgaccaacatggtgaaaccccgtttctactaaaaatgcaaaattagctgggcatgggagtgggcacctgtaatcacagctacccgagaggctgaggcaggagaatcgctggaacttaagaggtggaggttgcagtgagccgagatggcaccattgcactccagtctgggcaacaagaacaaaactccgtctcaaaaaaaaaaaaaaaaaaaaaaaaaaaaaaatcaaacagccaATTCAGCAACatcattcttctccttccattACTCTATCCACCCAGAAGCTGACCCACACTAAATGGTTAAGAACTGTGAGGataatccagcaattcccctgctgggtatatacccaaaagagttgaaaacaaggtttcaaagagatatctgtacacgtatgttcatggcagcattattcacaatagccgaaAGGGGGAAGCAACACacgtgcccatcaacagatgaatagataaccAAAATGTGGCATAGACATACAATGGGATGTTTTCCAaccttaaaaggaaggaaattatggctgggtgtggtggctcacgcctgtaatcccagcactttgggaagccgaggcgggaggatcacctgaggtcgggagttcgagaccagcctggccaacatggtgaaaccccgtctctactaaaaatgcaaaaaaaatttagctgggcatgatgatggatacctgtaatcccagctactcgggaggctgaggcaggagaatggcttgaacccgggtggtggaggttgcagtaagctgagactgcgccactgcgctccagcctgggcaacaagagtgaaactccatctcaaaaaaaaaaaaaaaaaattctgacacatgcaataccatggatgaaccttgaacacTTTgtaataagtgaaagaagcaagcacaaaaagacaatgattgtatgattccacttatataaggttTCTAGAGTGGTCAAatttaaagagacagaaagtagaacagtggttccCAGGGGCTGAAAGGAGGCAGGAATGGGgaattattatttaatgggtacagaatttcaaTTAAGGGAGATgcaaaagttctggagatggacagTGGTGATTGTTGCACGTCGAGGTGAATGTgcttacacttaaaaatggttataataataaactatattatagatatattcaactaaaataattaaaaaataaccgTGAGGACATTTTGTTCTCCCTCAAACTGtcttcaaataaattaaattaaattaaattaaaggtCTTCAAATTAAGGCCttctaaaatcaaaagaaaacaaaaaccagccaTTAAAGAATCAAGAaattcagccgggcatggtggctcacgcctgtaaccccaacactttgggaggccaaggcgggcagattgcttgagtccaggagttcctgACGagctgggcaacgtggtgaaaccctgtctctactaaaaatacaaaaattggctgggcattgtggctcacgcctgtaatcccactgggaggccgaggcgggtggatcacgaggtcaagagattgagaccatcctggctaacacggtgaaaccctgtctctattaaagatacaaaaaattagccaggcatggtggcacgtgcctgtagtcccagctactggaaactcaggaggctgaggcaggagaatcacttgaacccgggaggtgggggttgtagtgagccgagattgcgccactgcaccccagcctgggcgacaaagcgagactccgtctcaaaaaagaaaaaaattagtcagcggctaggcacagtggctcacacctgtaattccagcacttcaggaggctgaggtgggcggatcacaaggtcaggagttcgagaccagcctggccaacatggtgaaaccctatctctaccaaaaatacaaaaattagccggcgtggtggcgcacgcctgtaatcctagctactcaggaggctcaggcaggagaattgcttgaactatggaggcggaggttgcggtgagctgacattgtgccattgcactccagcctgggggacagagcgagattcggtctcagaaaaaaaaaaaaaaattagctgggtatggtggtgtgcacctgtaaccccagctactgaggggctgaggcaggagaatcacttgaacctaggaggcagaggttgcagtgagctgagattgtgccacttcactccagcctgggtgaccgagcgagaccctgtctcaaaagaaaaataaaaaataaaataaatttattttgtagagacagagtcttgctatgttgcctaggctggccttgaactcctggcctcaagtgatcctccttcttggcctcttaaagtgtgagaattacaggcttgagccactgcatctagcaTGAGGGAAGCTATTGCAAAATATAGAAAGTCGTAAGACTATTGATGTCCTTTGATACAATCATCCTATCCCTTAGTATTGACTTCAAGACAGTGATctaaaggataaagaaaagctCTCTGCAGAAAGACGTGTATTGCAGTACTGCTTATCGTGGCAAAAAATTGGAAGCAAACTCAATGTCAGAACAAGAGGAGAATAGTTAAGTAAATGATATATCTACTGCAAGGAGTCATGCAGTCATCAGGGGAAGATTATCCTGAAAACTCTTAAGCAGCTTGAGGGATGCTTGTGATGATCTAAATCAAAGTCAAAAAAACAAGACTTAAAACCCCATGTACTAGGATGATAACAAGATGAAAATGTGTTCCTGCAGAgaaagactggaatggaaagaggaaagacagaatttttgtattgtttggatAATGAGATCATGGGGTGACTTCTTTCTCATTTGACGAGAACTTGTGCACCATGGTTATATTAGTTTCTGTGCAACAAAGGCCAAAAAAATCTAAGTAATGGACCCAGTGGCCATTTTCAGGATTAACAATACTCGGTGATGGTCTGATTCATGCCCAAGCAGACAAAGGTCCTTACCTAACCGGCTGGATGGCCCCACATTGCCTAGCAACTACCTGCTTAACAGCAGTTGCTAGGAAACCAAGAACACAGCAGGACTCCTGACCAATAGCACAGCGTCCATACTGCTGCTAGCCTTCCCTTCAAGTTCTCTCCAGCAGTCATGCTCCTGTCTAGCCATTCCTCTTCTTCTCCTATTCTCCTCCTTCTCATTCCTACCTGCCTGGGGCTAACCTGTGAGTAGCACTCAGTGGGGTCCCCAGAATCATACAACCTGACACAACACAGGTAATCACAGGTTCCAGAGGACCCTCTTCCTTCCCCTGCTTCCTTCTTGCTCCAGGACTGGGGCCTGGACCAGAGCGTGTGCATGGCTCAAAGTTTAAATCTGTAGTTATCCCACCATTGAGACAAGTATTGCTCACGGCCTCTATCGGGTTCTAGCACCTGGCAAATCCTACTCCTTGGGAGAGTGATTCCTTCAGGAAAGGCATTAAGCTCAGCCCAGGGCTCCCACCATCCATCAGAGTGCCTGGTGGAAGCATTCcatgattcttttgtttttttgagatggagtctcattcttgttgcctacgctggagtacaatggcgcgatctcggctcactgcatgagccactacgcccagctaattttgtttgtatttttagtagagatggggttttgccatgttggccaggccggtctcaaactcctgacttcaggtgatccatccgcctcagcctcccaaagtgttgagattacaggcgtgagtcacctcgCCCAGCTAAATCCATGATTCTTGAATGCATTCTTTGACAGGGGTCCCTGTTCCACGTGGCCcactttaaagagaaagaaaacttcacGTAGGGTGGATTAGTCTGAACACAATGATCCTGGAAGACTCCAGTTTTCCACCATTGTTGAGGATGATCCCTGCTGCCCTGCACTTCTCATTCCCATCATCTCCATGTGTTGTTCAACCGTCATGTCCATTCTGAGGAAGTTGCCATCTATCTCTATTCAAAAAGATCTTTCttctattcttcttctttttttaaaaatagagacagggtctcactatgttgcccagcctggtctcaaactcctggactcaagcaattcattggcctcagcctcccaaagtactaggattataggtaagcacccagccaattatttttatttagagacaggatcttgctctgtctccaggactggagtgcagtggcatgattatggttcactggagcctgggctcaagggaccctcctgcctcagcctccagagtatctgggaatacaggcatgtaccacgatgcccggctaattaaaaaaacttttttttttttttgagatagaggctcgctctgtcgcccaggctggagggcaatggcgtgatctcagctcactgcaacctgcgcctcccatgtacaagcaattctgctgcctcagcctcccgagtagctgggattacaggcacctgccatcatgcccagctaatttttgttatttttgtagagacggagtttcaccatgttggctaggctggtcttgaactcttagcctcaggtgatccgtccgcctcgacatcccaaagtgctgggattactggcgtgagccactgcgtctggccaaaaaaatgaaattttttttttttttttttttagggacgaggtcttgctatgttgcccaggctggtcttgaactcctggtctcaataAATCTTCaggccttcgcctcccaaagtgctgggattacagacatgggtgCATATTTCATATCTCCTTGCCACTAGAATATAAATTGCTTGAGAGTAGATACTCTGTGGCCTCTGTTATCACTGGCACTTACAACAGCTTCAGGCTCAAAGAGGCTAAGATTCACTGTCTGGCTAGTGTTGTGTACCAGCTCGCCCAGAACAACTTCCCACTTATGAGCTCACCTAATCAAACAACGGTTTGACGCAAGCTTTGCTATTCCCTTCTTACAAATCTGAAAACCTGTTTCAAGATCACACATCTAATGGGTGGTAGAGCCAAGAATTTGATTCCCAGCTCACTGCCTGTCCCTCAGAATTCTAGCTGTTGCTATTAGCATCCGgatccaggccgggcacggtggctcacacttgtaatcccagtactttgggaggccgaggcgggcggatcacttgatgccaggagttcgagaccagcctggccaacatggtgaaactccgtctctactaaaaatacaaaaatttagccgggcgtggtggtgggcgcctgtaatcccagctactcgggaggctgaggcaggagaatcgtttaaacccgggaggcggaggttgcagtgagtgcagtgagctgagattgcgccactgcactccagcctgggcgacagagcgagcttccgtctaaaaaaaaagagaatctggATCCAAAGCGGACATGCATCTGTGTCTCCCCCACCCCGACACACTTGTTTGTGTCTGGCCTTTCTCCTACTCCAAGACTGGCTCCACTTCGGGGCTCGCTGCCATGGAAACGACTCCGGATTTAGTAATACATTTCCTAGGCTTCCGGCAACTAACGTGAGGACTTGCTGGGATGAGGGTGGGGGAGTTCTGCAGAAGGGGGCGGGGCATGCGGGGGTTGCGGGGCTTAGCGGGTTGGCGGAGCCCCTCCTCGCGTcggtccttccttctttccttccctccctcccttcctttctcttttctttttcttttttcttcctttctttcctttttctttctttctttccttcctttctcttttctttcttccttccttcctttctttttcttccttccttcctttttttctttctctttctctctttcttctctttctctctgttgaaaattgtttttgacCACACCCAGATCATACTGATATCTACAGTATAGTCCTGGCTACAAGGGAGCCCAACTCTAACTTGTAAAGTGGGCCTGGTTTAGAAAGTAACAATGCGGTGGTAACTAATGATAGTACTAGTTGTTATCAAAAATTAACATctttagatatttttgttttgggtttttgtggttttggtgCATCCAAAATTTCTTCATAGTCTGCACTCATTCCCTTTGCCCACAGACCAACTGTGACCATTCGATCTGAATTCTCACTTTCAGGGCAATCTTTCTTTAAATGTTCCACAGAGCCACAAAGTTGGCAACCACCCCATCAGCATAGAGTCCTTTGGGATTATCAGGACAAGATCTAGACAGGTGCCCCATTTCTCCACAAACAAAACATTTTGCAAAAGGAAATTCGCCAAGAGGCGGGTCTACTTTAGCCTTACACTTGGTTATTTCGTGCTCTGTGGACCCACACTTGTAACATATTCTAGTGCCCATATCTTGATTTTCAAGGGCAGCAGGGCAATCCGCAATTCCATGACCAGGTTTTCTACAATGGAAACACACCACTGCATTTTTCTTTGCCCCTTGTCTTTTAAATCTTCTTACTTCCCATTGACTGTCCTCTTGGAGGAAGGGTTGTGTGGAGTGGAGGTCTGTGTGTGCTAAAGgagatgggtgggtggggcaTGAAGGACCCGAAAGACAAGGCCAGTCTCATGGGTGTGTGGCCTGTGCGGTCACACAGAGCCCTGAGCTCAGCAGGGCCTGGCGCTTGATTTAATGTTCTGTTGTCACCGTCTTGACATTCTTAATCATTTTTGAACGAGGGgccctgtgttttcattttgcactgggtccCACAACTGCTGGAGCTGGTCCTACAGGAGGGTgaaaattagcatataatgagcagtgaggacaaccaggagtccctttcattgccatcttggcTTTGGTGGGctttggccagcttctttgcaGCATCTTGCTTTATCAGTGGAGTCTTTTGTGACCTGCATCTTGTGAAGCCAGTCCTGCCAACCTCCTGTGTCACCCCTACCTTAGAGATTTGCATACAATAAAATTACTACTACGTTTCTCCTGAGGCCCTGCAAGCTAAAGCTTATACCTTGTGATACAGGCATGTCAGATTGCCACCACTTTCCTGCTTTATAACTAAAGATGCTTTTGAGTCTAATACCTGGATAGACTGTGTCCAGcattaacctttttttcttctgttctcatAAAAATATCTCTTATTAAAAATCTGTTTGGCTTTGTATTTCAGACAACAGAGGACTAGTTTTCCAGCCTATTCACTTAGATTCCAAATGGCATCtgatctcttatttttttctttcttatttttttaaagcgacaaggtctcactatgttgcctgggctagtcTCAAaagcctgagctcaagtgatcctcctgccgtggcctcccaaagtgttaagattacatgcatgagccaccacgcttggctttGATCTCTTCTTATATGCATTCTAAAACTCGgcttaagtattttattaattatcACTAGGtgctatttgattttaaaaatatttgttatattcatCAGGTGTTCGGATGGTTCCAGTTTATGTCTTCCAGGCTACAACagtttcagagaaaaataattagtcCAATGTTCCAGCCTGTGCCATTGCAGAAAAGATAGAGTCCCTGTAAGTCATTCGATCAGGTACGAAGAGATTTCTATGCCTCCAGAGCAGGTAGGGATGATGGCCCCTGTTCAGTGTGAAGCAGTGACAGAAGATAGATCTCTGTTGTTCTACAGCCTCTTAAGATTAAGGACGAGTATGTAATGTCTGAGGTGGGGATAAGACAGGAGGTTGGCAGGACTGGTTTCACAAAGACTCCTCGTATAAAACAGAATGTGGTAAAGAAGCCCAAACCCGccaaaccaagatggtgatgaaagggacctctggttgtcctggctgctcattatatgctaattttaatatattagcaTACTAAAAGACattcccaccagcgccatgacagtttatgaACGCCTCAGCAACATCTAGAAGTTACCCTAAGTAGTCTGAAAGGGGGAAGAACCTTCAGTTCCAGGAATTTCCACCCCTTTCTCTgggaaactcatgaataatccactccttgtttagcacaagaaataaccataaaaatagccaaccagcagccAGTTAGGGCTGCTGTGCCTATGGAGTAGGCAActgtttattcctttattttcattttttcttttttatatttttttaattcttaaatttaaaaatataagtaaaaaatttttaatttatagggGTTTTCTGGTAAAAACTGGAAAGCCTctagacaaattctaaaagagctgtGATACTcctttattttctgaataaacTTCCTTCCACTTTACTCTGTCGGCTTGCTCTTGTAGATCTTCCTGTACAAAGCCAAGAATCCATGTGGCCTCCCACGCTGAACCCCAGTTTTGGGGCTCACCCTGTGACACAGCCAGAGGCAAACGGTTCCATGTCCCTCCTATTCCTCTTTGCGTCTGGATGGGATCCGGAGGGCTCTAGGCTTGGCTGCTGTGGCCACCAGATGAGGCTCTATGAGGTCTGCAGGGGTCTTGCCAGCTCCAGATGGATATTCCCTGAGATGCTGTTAGGCCACCTGGACTGGGGCCCCCTGTGGCATCCCTGGCACGGACACATAATTCCCAGCAAAGGCATCATCAAAGTTCCATTACTTTAGTGCTGGAAGGCAAATCAGATGGCAACTTGTCTgcagagaaagaaactgagacccaaagaAGGGTCAGGCAAAGCCAGGACTCAAGGGCTGGTGTTCATACTTCAGCTGCTGAGTGGCAGGAGTCCCTTTTTGCTGCCCTTCTCCCAGAGTTCCATAATGAGGTGAGGATGGGTCTCCTTCAGGGCTTGGTAGAGTCGATCTTTGCACCTCCGGTCCCAGGACTGGCTCAAGCTGAACAGCTTCCGCATCTGGCTGGGCCTAGTGTCCTCAGCCAGCACCCTCTCGTACTGCTCCTGGCTCAGCACCTGTCCGTGCAGTTTGTCCAAGACAACCTCCACCGATGTCACTCGGGCTATCAGCTGCTCTCGATACTGGTCCACGAAGTGCAGCAACCGCGGGGCATCCAGAGGTGAAGGTACGGCTGGCAACGAACAAAGAAGGGCTCcaaccacagcctccacctccaatcCCCACCTTCAGTGCTTTCCTCTCTCATCTCTGCATCCCTCACTTCCTTTTGC containing:
- the LOC100939773 gene encoding LOW QUALITY PROTEIN: zinc finger CCHC domain-containing protein 9 (The sequence of the model RefSeq protein was modified relative to this genomic sequence to represent the inferred CDS: inserted 1 base in 1 codon) encodes the protein MALVGMSFNWPCLSGPSCPTHPSPLAHTDLHSTQPFLQEDSQWEVRRFKRQGAKKNAVVCFHCRKPGHGIADCPAALENQDMGTRICYKCGSTEHEITKCKAKVDPPLGEFPFAKCFVCGEMGHLSRSCPDNPKGLYADXGGCQLCGSVEHLKKDCPESENSDRMVTVGLWAKGMSADYEEILDAPKPQKPKTKISKDVNF